The Aureispira anguillae genome contains a region encoding:
- a CDS encoding sigma-70 family RNA polymerase sigma factor yields MTFKINQQLQELLFATAYKMIGEISISQDISQEAIRKYLSMSKPASSIHNPRSYVIKIAIHLSIDYLNKKKKERENYIGTWLPEPIVHQEKAFHHKLDLDYGITVMLSRLSPKERAVFILKESFDYSYQELSETLDLRMDNCRKLYQRLKQKIKTPSNNQTAENEAKKQLIQAFIKASQTGQLDGLINVLKEDIALYSDGGGKISAAKNVLHGIDICSKFLLGIYNKFTERPRIVMTEINNELGFLTYVGEHLISIGLLELDAHKISKIYFIRNPDKIHFV; encoded by the coding sequence ATGACATTCAAAATTAACCAACAACTCCAAGAATTGCTCTTTGCAACAGCTTATAAAATGATTGGAGAAATTTCAATTAGCCAAGATATAAGCCAAGAAGCCATTCGCAAATATTTGTCGATGTCAAAGCCTGCTTCTAGCATCCATAATCCTCGTTCCTATGTAATAAAAATAGCGATCCACCTCAGCATTGATTATTTGAACAAAAAGAAAAAAGAACGAGAAAATTATATTGGAACTTGGCTCCCTGAACCGATTGTGCATCAAGAAAAGGCATTCCATCATAAACTAGATTTAGATTATGGCATTACGGTTATGTTGTCTAGGTTGAGTCCCAAGGAGAGAGCTGTTTTTATCCTCAAAGAAAGCTTTGATTATAGTTATCAGGAATTATCAGAAACACTTGACTTGCGCATGGACAACTGTCGCAAGTTATACCAGCGTTTAAAGCAAAAAATAAAGACTCCTTCCAACAATCAAACAGCGGAAAATGAGGCTAAAAAGCAACTTATTCAAGCTTTTATCAAGGCTTCCCAAACAGGACAATTGGACGGTCTTATCAACGTCCTAAAAGAGGATATTGCTCTCTATTCTGATGGTGGGGGCAAAATTAGTGCAGCTAAAAACGTTCTTCATGGAATTGATATTTGTAGCAAATTCTTGTTGGGTATTTATAATAAATTCACAGAACGCCCTCGCATTGTTATGACTGAAATTAACAATGAACTAGGTTTTTTAACTTATGTTGGAGAGCATTTAATTTCCATTGGTTTATTAGAACTTGATGCCCACAAAATTAGCAAAATTTATTTTATCCGAAATCCTGATAAAATTCATTTCGTTTAA
- a CDS encoding ABC-F family ATP-binding cassette domain-containing protein, which produces MLTVSNLSLQFGKRVLFDEVNIKFTKGNCYGVIGANGAGKSTFLKILSGEIESTLGHVAKEPDARMTVLKQDHFAYDEYTVLDTVIMGHDKLYATKIELDNIYLKEDFSDADGLRAGELNEQFEEMGGWNAESDAATLLSNLGVVEADHYKKMAELNTNQKVRVLLAQVLFGNPDILILDEPTNDLDAETIMWLEDFLADFKNTVIVVSHDRHFLDAVCTHIADVDHKKIKLSTGNYTFWYQTSQLLSRQQADKNKKNDQKRKELMEFIQRFSANASKAKQATSRKKALEKLDLNEISVSSRRYPGIIFKQNREIGNQVLTVNNLNKVLGDATLFDKLNFTVEKGDKIAIRSKNSLAVTKLFQVLAGEEDEKANGGDFEWGVTVTKSYLPNENSKYFDSDLNLVDWLRQYSEEKDETFIRGFLGRMLFSGEETQKSCNVLSGGEKVRCLMSKIMLEEGNVLILDEPTSHLDLESITKLNEALIDYPGIVIFTSHDHEFTQTVANRIIEITPNGMLDKLMTYDEYLQDEKVKVQRDELYKGTVYA; this is translated from the coding sequence ATGCTAACAGTTAGTAATCTCTCATTGCAATTTGGCAAACGAGTTCTTTTTGATGAAGTCAATATTAAGTTTACAAAAGGCAATTGCTATGGTGTTATTGGTGCTAATGGCGCAGGAAAGTCTACCTTTCTCAAAATATTATCGGGCGAAATTGAATCTACTTTAGGCCATGTGGCGAAAGAGCCAGATGCACGGATGACGGTGTTAAAACAGGATCATTTTGCTTATGATGAGTATACCGTTTTGGATACGGTGATAATGGGTCATGACAAATTATATGCTACCAAAATAGAATTGGATAACATTTATTTAAAAGAGGATTTTAGCGATGCGGACGGTCTTAGAGCTGGGGAGCTAAATGAGCAGTTTGAAGAAATGGGTGGTTGGAACGCAGAAAGTGATGCAGCGACTTTGTTGAGCAACTTGGGGGTGGTAGAGGCCGATCATTACAAAAAAATGGCTGAGCTAAATACCAATCAAAAAGTGAGGGTATTGTTGGCGCAAGTTCTTTTTGGCAATCCTGATATTTTGATTTTGGATGAGCCTACCAATGATTTGGATGCAGAGACAATTATGTGGCTAGAGGACTTCTTAGCAGATTTTAAGAATACAGTTATTGTTGTTTCGCATGATCGTCACTTTTTGGATGCTGTTTGTACGCATATTGCGGATGTTGATCATAAGAAAATTAAATTGTCAACGGGTAACTATACCTTCTGGTACCAAACTAGCCAGTTGTTGAGTCGCCAACAAGCAGACAAAAACAAGAAAAATGACCAAAAACGCAAGGAATTAATGGAGTTTATCCAACGATTCTCTGCGAATGCTTCTAAGGCAAAACAAGCTACTAGTCGTAAAAAAGCGTTGGAGAAGTTGGATCTAAATGAAATCTCGGTTTCTTCTCGTCGTTATCCTGGTATTATCTTTAAACAAAATAGAGAGATAGGAAACCAAGTCTTGACGGTTAATAACTTAAATAAGGTGCTAGGAGATGCAACTTTATTTGATAAATTGAATTTTACGGTAGAGAAAGGCGATAAAATTGCGATTCGTTCTAAAAACTCCTTGGCTGTTACTAAATTATTTCAAGTATTGGCAGGAGAAGAAGATGAAAAAGCGAATGGCGGAGATTTTGAATGGGGGGTAACGGTTACCAAGTCTTATTTGCCCAATGAAAATAGCAAATATTTTGATTCAGACCTAAATCTAGTAGATTGGTTGCGTCAATATTCAGAAGAAAAAGATGAAACCTTTATAAGAGGGTTTTTGGGGCGTATGCTTTTTTCTGGTGAAGAAACTCAAAAGAGTTGTAATGTACTTTCGGGAGGAGAAAAAGTACGTTGTCTGATGTCTAAAATTATGTTGGAAGAGGGCAATGTTTTAATTTTGGATGAGCCTACTTCTCACTTGGATTTGGAGTCTATCACTAAGTTGAATGAGGCTTTGATTGACTATCCTGGAATTGTGATTTTTACTTCTCATGACCATGAGTTTACACAAACCGTTGCCAATAGAATTATTGAAATTACACCCAATGGCATGTTGGATAAGTTAATGACGTATGATGAGTACCTACAGGATGAAAAAGTAAAAGTTCAGCGTGATGAACTTTATAAAGGAACGGTTTACGCCTAA
- a CDS encoding type III secretion system effector protein, translated as MKEQEYSQKSDSSRATANDSAYKVTNFNEFVDHSPEAKEAQRLQNMVDNSQETTQMLEWQNKVATSEAQQEIESPLKELEQKTVQGRATQLVEDYSNWFGNNYVLENSLKYIDSDEMRVDGIIISWKIDGKIQTMTYTYEENRTFPEDMPQFVKNAIVSLDQLYSAEATQIDIGNKNIDIMGAFMEGSDHNITIKEGNINSYDPETNTIFFNDDDGILFRKDLSKGYVGDNVGMNSASSQLGHEFIHGYNDEFDNKNYDDRRKEKYEKGKDKPFFPNKEEKETTLNWANQINKKLGQEKRTNYMKVNYPTE; from the coding sequence ATGAAGGAGCAGGAATATTCCCAAAAGTCTGACTCTAGTAGAGCCACAGCCAATGACAGTGCTTATAAAGTAACCAATTTTAATGAATTTGTAGACCATAGTCCTGAAGCAAAAGAAGCTCAAAGGCTACAAAATATGGTCGATAATAGTCAAGAAACGACTCAAATGCTAGAATGGCAAAACAAGGTTGCCACCTCAGAAGCTCAGCAAGAAATAGAAAGCCCTCTCAAAGAATTGGAACAAAAAACCGTCCAAGGTCGGGCTACCCAATTGGTAGAAGATTATTCTAACTGGTTTGGGAATAATTATGTGCTGGAAAATTCACTAAAATACATTGATTCTGATGAGATGCGAGTGGATGGTATTATAATATCATGGAAAATTGATGGCAAAATTCAAACAATGACCTATACCTATGAAGAAAATAGGACTTTTCCAGAGGATATGCCACAATTTGTAAAAAATGCTATTGTTTCATTAGATCAACTTTATTCAGCAGAAGCAACACAAATTGATATAGGAAATAAGAATATTGATATAATGGGAGCCTTTATGGAAGGTAGTGACCATAATATTACTATAAAAGAAGGGAATATTAATAGCTATGACCCTGAGACAAATACTATCTTTTTTAATGACGATGATGGAATTTTATTCAGAAAAGATTTATCTAAAGGTTACGTAGGGGATAATGTTGGAATGAACTCTGCTTCTTCACAATTGGGACACGAGTTTATTCATGGCTACAATGATGAGTTTGATAATAAAAACTATGATGATCGAAGAAAAGAGAAATACGAAAAAGGTAAGGATAAACCATTTTTTCCAAATAAAGAAGAAAAAGAGACTACTCTTAATTGGGCAAATCAAATAAACAAAAAACTAGGACAGGAAAAAAGAACAAATTATATGAAAGTCAATTATCCTACAGAGTGA
- a CDS encoding FKBP-type peptidyl-prolyl cis-trans isomerase → MSKKIEEFKRKRAEKKKAENEAFLLANSKKDTVVSLDSGVQYEVMEAGYGKVCPSAKDWVTAHYHGTLTDGKVFDSSVERDKVATFKLNNLIPAWQEVLPLMVEGDKWRVVVPPNMGYGERQEGKIPSNSILIFEIELIRIGK, encoded by the coding sequence ATGAGCAAAAAAATAGAGGAATTTAAACGCAAACGTGCAGAGAAAAAGAAGGCAGAAAATGAAGCTTTTTTGTTAGCCAATAGCAAAAAAGATACTGTTGTTAGCCTAGATAGTGGGGTGCAATATGAAGTCATGGAGGCAGGATACGGGAAGGTTTGCCCTAGTGCAAAAGATTGGGTAACGGCGCATTATCATGGTACTTTAACAGATGGAAAGGTTTTTGATAGTTCTGTAGAAAGAGATAAGGTAGCAACTTTTAAATTAAATAATCTTATTCCCGCTTGGCAAGAAGTCTTACCATTGATGGTAGAAGGGGATAAATGGCGTGTTGTTGTGCCGCCTAATATGGGTTATGGAGAGCGTCAAGAAGGCAAAATTCCTAGCAATTCTATTCTGATTTTTGAAATAGAACTCATTCGAATTGGTAAATAA
- a CDS encoding DUF3137 domain-containing protein, with amino-acid sequence MDQQKIVNEVQPALVDLEQQRQKHLERLEKGTIYYGIATFLMFLTFLSTILIAKWCLLLGIVSVILVLVLRSFAIGDPFNDYKEEYKNNIIKRVVKMINPTVVYRPRKVVFKFTLEKSRILGKVNDFRGEDFFKGQTTKGYPFQFSEIHLMGEHSASLLYFKGLFFVMKNPVEMKGQILIFPKKINDPLDWIAPISSNKNQPPKIKYNPLQIANQPLEFKQKYVAYSNNHKEAVQVLTTAFLETIVELSEQWKTAFRIAFIEDKIYLALPSTVNYFEDKMYLEATHQFIVTGLYKELTKSLNVLEQVGTALEAVPKLKIELNKEKPKITQSNNWEDSAYNHFIDDEF; translated from the coding sequence TGGGATAGCTACCTTCTTAATGTTTTTAACCTTTTTGTCAACAATCTTGATTGCTAAATGGTGCCTCTTGTTGGGAATTGTATCGGTTATCCTCGTATTGGTACTTCGAAGTTTTGCAATTGGAGACCCTTTTAATGATTATAAGGAAGAATATAAGAATAATATTATAAAACGGGTGGTCAAAATGATCAATCCGACCGTGGTATATCGTCCCAGAAAAGTGGTTTTTAAATTTACACTCGAAAAAAGTAGAATCTTAGGGAAAGTCAATGATTTTAGAGGCGAAGATTTTTTTAAGGGACAAACCACAAAAGGATACCCATTTCAGTTTTCAGAAATTCATCTGATGGGAGAACATAGTGCTTCTCTTCTTTATTTTAAGGGCTTATTTTTTGTGATGAAAAATCCTGTTGAGATGAAGGGGCAAATCTTAATTTTTCCTAAAAAAATAAACGATCCTTTAGACTGGATTGCACCCATTTCATCGAATAAAAACCAGCCCCCAAAAATTAAATACAATCCACTTCAAATTGCCAATCAGCCCCTTGAGTTTAAGCAAAAATATGTTGCTTATAGCAACAACCATAAAGAAGCCGTGCAGGTATTAACCACTGCATTTTTAGAGACCATTGTTGAGTTGTCTGAACAATGGAAAACGGCATTTAGAATAGCTTTTATCGAAGATAAAATTTATTTAGCCTTGCCGTCAACCGTCAATTATTTTGAAGATAAGATGTACCTTGAGGCAACCCATCAATTTATTGTTACGGGGCTTTATAAAGAATTGACCAAGAGCTTGAATGTTTTGGAGCAAGTAGGAACTGCATTAGAAGCGGTTCCCAAACTAAAGATTGAACTAAATAAAGAAAAACCCAAGATCACCCAAAGTAATAATTGGGAAGATTCCGCTTATAATCATTTTATAGACGATGAGTTTTAG
- a CDS encoding geranylgeranylglycerol-phosphate geranylgeranyltransferase produces the protein MSFRQIKSIGRLVRWPNLLIIAISLLLLNYVIIAISWKQISFWVLFWGTLCIAAAGNIINDILDVKIDTINKPKRVVVGRVLTQQAAWRGYVLLNLLALGLALIGGEWGIGLFFLTAILLLYFYSKKWKKQALIGNLVVALLCALVIVEFWWIERSFLTIYWQTILLSYAAFAFLSTLARELVKDIEDVEGDQKMNCQTLPIQYGLATAQKGILLVLLLLFILLFWEGLFLYQNGLLLAFVYIMSCLIPWLFFLLYKTQKAKTKLDYTDLSGQLKRYMLLGLGLLLLV, from the coding sequence ATGAGTTTTAGACAAATTAAATCCATTGGTCGTTTGGTTAGGTGGCCCAACCTCCTGATTATTGCGATTAGTTTATTGTTGTTGAATTATGTCATTATTGCTATATCATGGAAGCAAATTAGTTTTTGGGTTTTGTTTTGGGGAACCCTATGCATTGCCGCAGCAGGCAATATTATCAATGATATTTTGGATGTGAAAATAGATACGATTAATAAACCTAAACGAGTTGTTGTTGGTCGAGTCTTAACCCAGCAAGCTGCCTGGAGAGGGTATGTATTATTGAATCTATTGGCATTGGGGCTTGCATTAATAGGAGGAGAGTGGGGGATCGGACTTTTCTTTTTAACGGCTATTTTATTGCTCTATTTTTATTCTAAGAAATGGAAAAAACAAGCATTGATTGGGAATCTAGTTGTTGCCTTGCTTTGTGCGTTGGTTATTGTTGAATTTTGGTGGATCGAAAGAAGTTTTTTAACGATCTATTGGCAAACGATTCTTTTAAGTTATGCTGCATTTGCTTTTTTGTCTACTTTGGCAAGAGAGCTGGTTAAGGATATAGAAGATGTAGAAGGCGATCAGAAAATGAACTGCCAAACGTTGCCCATCCAATACGGTCTTGCCACTGCCCAAAAAGGAATTCTATTGGTTTTGTTGCTGTTGTTTATCCTTTTGTTTTGGGAAGGGCTTTTTTTATATCAAAATGGGCTGTTATTAGCCTTCGTCTACATCATGAGTTGCCTAATACCTTGGCTCTTTTTTTTGCTTTACAAAACCCAAAAAGCAAAGACCAAATTAGACTATACTGACCTTAGTGGGCAATTAAAACGCTATATGTTGCTGGGCTTGGGTTTGTTGTTGTTGGTTTAA
- a CDS encoding transposase — MKKRKFTAKFKTEVVLEALKEQSTLSELAQKYELAPTQIRTWKKQFLEGAEDIFEKPTSKQTEEEKEKDKLLQTIGKLKVENDFLKKVLK, encoded by the coding sequence ATGAAGAAAAGAAAATTCACAGCAAAGTTCAAAACAGAAGTAGTATTAGAGGCTCTAAAAGAGCAATCTACTTTATCAGAGTTAGCTCAAAAATATGAGCTTGCACCAACACAAATTCGTACATGGAAGAAACAATTTTTGGAAGGAGCAGAAGACATATTTGAAAAACCAACTTCTAAGCAGACCGAGGAGGAGAAGGAAAAAGACAAACTTTTACAGACTATAGGTAAGCTAAAAGTCGAGAATGATTTTTTAAAAAAAGTGTTGAAATAA
- a CDS encoding FKBP-type peptidyl-prolyl cis-trans isomerase — translation MKGINSVVLILVFLAGIAVGAKAQKASKEQSTPVSKDDFAYSYGILLGNNFKELGLTTALIPMEEILNGIERSMSEKTAITEQVAQKILQSQLLELGLSENKPPKPNTISNKKALEKFAFHYGIVVATNWKQFNITLKEVSLEHFQQGLIAALNNDDLALSAEAAQTIVTEKFKSLKNEAAEEQLANNRKFMAQNKKKATIICLESGVQYEVLKEGSGKQINRMSDKVTMHYHGTLTDGKVFDSSVEAGQPIRFELTGVMKGWQEVIPLMEEGEKIRAYIPAHLGYGNQRRENIPPNSILIYEMELIRVGE, via the coding sequence ATGAAAGGTATAAATAGTGTGGTATTGATTCTTGTTTTTTTAGCAGGAATAGCTGTTGGTGCTAAGGCACAAAAGGCAAGTAAAGAACAAAGTACACCAGTATCTAAAGATGATTTTGCTTATAGTTATGGTATTTTATTGGGAAATAATTTTAAGGAATTAGGCTTAACCACAGCATTGATTCCAATGGAAGAAATCCTAAATGGAATTGAGCGCTCTATGTCGGAAAAAACAGCCATTACCGAACAAGTAGCTCAAAAAATACTGCAATCCCAATTACTAGAGTTGGGATTGAGTGAAAATAAGCCCCCGAAGCCTAATACTATTTCGAATAAAAAAGCCTTAGAAAAATTTGCTTTTCACTATGGTATTGTTGTGGCTACCAATTGGAAACAGTTCAACATAACCTTAAAGGAAGTCTCATTAGAACACTTTCAGCAGGGGCTAATTGCTGCTCTAAATAATGATGATTTAGCCCTAAGTGCAGAAGCTGCTCAAACGATTGTAACAGAAAAATTTAAATCCTTAAAAAATGAAGCAGCAGAGGAGCAGTTGGCCAATAATCGGAAGTTTATGGCTCAAAATAAAAAGAAAGCTACTATCATTTGCTTGGAAAGTGGGGTACAATATGAGGTGCTAAAGGAAGGTTCAGGCAAGCAAATTAATCGAATGTCTGATAAAGTAACAATGCATTATCATGGTACCTTAACCGATGGGAAAGTCTTTGATAGTTCTGTTGAAGCTGGACAGCCTATCCGTTTTGAGCTAACAGGGGTAATGAAGGGATGGCAAGAAGTAATCCCCCTAATGGAAGAGGGCGAAAAGATAAGAGCTTATATCCCTGCTCACTTAGGGTATGGCAATCAACGAAGAGAAAACATTCCTCCTAATTCAATCTTAATTTACGAAATGGAATTGATACGGGTAGGGGAATAA
- a CDS encoding RNA polymerase sigma factor, with product MLEEEDTNNDLLQRLKLDDPTVLKVIFQKHYPVVYRAIYRIVSDQGIAEDLAQDVFMRLWEKRHEISVDGPLGAYVRRMAVNEALGYIRKHKKYTIEEVSDQHRLATISSEDLYMDNELQLEIYKVIDTLPPKCKMVFMLSRFEELSYKEISQKLEISPKTVENQISKALKILRVHLKSYLSSVFPVFMLYF from the coding sequence ATGCTCGAAGAAGAGGATACAAACAACGATTTATTACAGCGATTAAAATTGGATGATCCAACTGTTTTGAAAGTGATCTTTCAAAAACATTATCCTGTAGTGTACCGAGCAATTTATCGCATCGTATCCGATCAGGGAATCGCTGAGGACTTGGCACAAGATGTTTTTATGCGTCTGTGGGAAAAACGTCATGAAATTAGTGTCGATGGACCGCTAGGGGCTTATGTACGTAGAATGGCTGTTAACGAAGCATTGGGCTATATTCGAAAACATAAAAAGTATACCATAGAGGAGGTGTCAGACCAGCATCGTTTGGCTACCATTAGTAGCGAAGATTTGTATATGGATAATGAGCTGCAATTAGAAATTTATAAGGTAATCGATACACTTCCTCCAAAATGCAAAATGGTATTTATGCTAAGCCGTTTTGAGGAGCTCTCCTACAAAGAAATTAGCCAAAAGCTAGAAATTTCCCCTAAGACAGTCGAAAATCAAATCTCCAAAGCATTAAAAATACTTAGAGTCCACCTGAAATCTTATCTAAGTAGCGTTTTCCCTGTTTTTATGCTTTACTTTTAA
- a CDS encoding carotenoid biosynthesis protein codes for MSYIPAVILLMIIYMASLVGFITPHQQAWYLFYTPFFILLNAILLGIYHKNWNKTTLQYILWSATIGFLVELLAVQTGFTYGDYQFGDTLGFSLLGVPLIMAVYWLVLAYSTACLSAKLPVNNSALKIGTGALLMAGLTGLIQQVATPLDFWSLQGNGSFFRLIGIVFLVGLGLQYLFIRLKVNSKNPIALYVYGGLALFFTGLISFL; via the coding sequence ATGAGTTATATCCCTGCTGTCATCCTCCTTATGATTATCTACATGGCTTCATTGGTTGGTTTCATAACCCCTCACCAACAAGCTTGGTACTTATTCTATACCCCTTTCTTCATTTTATTGAATGCTATTTTGCTAGGGATTTATCACAAGAATTGGAATAAAACAACCCTTCAGTACATTTTATGGAGTGCTACGATAGGTTTTCTAGTAGAGTTATTGGCCGTTCAAACAGGATTCACTTATGGTGATTATCAATTTGGAGATACGCTTGGTTTTTCGTTACTAGGAGTTCCCTTAATCATGGCAGTATATTGGTTGGTACTGGCTTATTCTACCGCCTGCCTATCGGCAAAACTTCCCGTCAATAACTCCGCACTAAAAATAGGCACTGGTGCCCTACTAATGGCTGGGCTAACGGGGTTGATTCAGCAGGTAGCCACTCCACTTGATTTTTGGTCCTTACAAGGTAATGGTAGTTTTTTTAGGTTGATTGGGATTGTATTTTTAGTTGGGTTAGGCTTGCAATACCTTTTTATCCGCTTAAAAGTAAATTCTAAAAATCCTATTGCCCTTTATGTTTATGGAGGATTAGCACTCTTTTTTACGGGGCTGATTAGCTTTCTTTAA
- a CDS encoding IS3 family transposase yields the protein MSEKRQHINSNHPILSVRRQCKLIGIHRSGIYYQPKEESELNMELMRLMDEHYLKHPYKGARAMHLWLTADKGFKVNRKRINRLYYSVMGLRSILPGPQTSKPGKGEDHQVFPYLLRGLKIERPNQVWAMDITYIPMPKGFLYLTAVIDLYSRFVVSWSISNTMDALWCKNTLEEGIEKYGKPEILNTDQGSQFTSKEFVKCVTKDYGIKFSMDGKGRCIDNVFIERLWWSVKYEDAYIREYLDGSALHTGMKKYFNKYNWERRHMGIDDERPCDRYSPSKTSQNFCEEILEEKYLINLKSA from the coding sequence TTGTCCGAGAAGCGTCAACATATTAATTCTAATCACCCAATTTTGAGTGTTCGCCGTCAATGCAAGTTGATAGGTATTCATCGCTCTGGTATTTATTATCAACCAAAAGAAGAGAGCGAATTAAATATGGAGTTGATGCGATTAATGGATGAACATTACCTAAAGCATCCCTATAAAGGAGCTCGTGCCATGCATTTATGGTTGACGGCGGATAAAGGTTTTAAGGTGAATCGAAAGCGTATTAATCGATTGTATTATTCTGTAATGGGCTTGCGATCCATTTTACCAGGTCCACAGACGTCAAAACCAGGAAAAGGAGAAGACCATCAAGTTTTTCCTTATCTGCTGAGAGGCTTAAAAATAGAACGACCTAACCAAGTCTGGGCAATGGATATTACTTATATTCCCATGCCTAAAGGTTTTCTATATTTAACTGCGGTTATTGACCTTTACAGTCGATTTGTAGTGTCTTGGTCAATATCAAATACAATGGATGCTCTTTGGTGCAAAAACACCTTGGAAGAAGGGATAGAAAAATATGGTAAACCAGAAATTTTGAATACAGATCAAGGTAGTCAATTTACATCTAAAGAATTTGTCAAATGTGTTACCAAAGATTATGGAATTAAATTTAGCATGGATGGAAAAGGTCGCTGTATCGATAATGTGTTTATTGAACGATTATGGTGGTCTGTGAAATACGAAGATGCTTATATTCGAGAGTATTTGGATGGAAGTGCATTGCATACAGGAATGAAAAAGTATTTTAACAAATATAACTGGGAAAGAAGACACATGGGGATTGACGATGAACGTCCTTGTGACCGATATTCCCCTTCCAAAACCTCCCAAAATTTCTGTGAGGAGATTTTGGAAGAAAAATATCTAATAAATTTAAAATCAGCTTAA
- a CDS encoding PorT family protein: MKKQFVFKYCAIHLKVTWMLWGMLIPIFDSQAQFHIGAEIGTAISAVVPSNQSIPVYAQRISPRAGLYGELDVHTLFSFRTGIFYSLRGFEFGIFPNNYNTDKFWDLHCLAIPLMLVFKPSKQVQVALGLEWSNVVHTNLPLIQVPSLLFGLRGACGFHITKQLRVSAYYTYSLTKLLETTGVSPSQKAFYNNILAGISMACVLTTFPKKIKKAKEYCPPYL, encoded by the coding sequence GTGAAAAAACAGTTTGTGTTCAAGTATTGTGCGATACATTTAAAAGTAACGTGGATGCTTTGGGGAATGTTAATTCCTATTTTTGATAGCCAGGCGCAATTCCATATTGGTGCTGAAATAGGCACTGCTATTTCAGCCGTTGTTCCCTCTAATCAAAGCATTCCAGTATACGCTCAACGCATTAGCCCTAGAGCAGGGCTCTATGGAGAGTTGGATGTTCATACCTTATTTTCTTTTAGAACGGGGATTTTTTACTCCTTACGAGGGTTTGAATTTGGGATTTTCCCCAATAACTATAATACCGATAAATTTTGGGATTTACATTGCTTAGCAATTCCCCTTATGCTTGTTTTTAAGCCCTCCAAACAAGTGCAAGTTGCTTTAGGGCTTGAATGGAGCAATGTTGTTCATACCAACCTTCCGCTAATTCAAGTTCCGAGCCTTTTATTTGGCCTTCGAGGAGCATGTGGCTTCCACATTACAAAGCAGCTTCGAGTGTCAGCCTATTATACCTATAGCCTTACCAAATTATTAGAAACAACTGGAGTAAGTCCAAGCCAAAAGGCTTTTTATAATAATATTTTGGCGGGTATTAGCATGGCTTGTGTCCTTACCACTTTTCCTAAAAAAATCAAAAAGGCAAAAGAGTACTGCCCTCCTTATCTCTAA